A stretch of the Glycine soja cultivar W05 chromosome 13, ASM419377v2, whole genome shotgun sequence genome encodes the following:
- the LOC114381687 gene encoding uncharacterized protein LOC114381687 encodes MVEGNCSTVIQRILPPKYKDPGSVTIPCSIGVVSVGKALINLGATINLMPPSMCKRIGNLEIAPTRMTLQVAGRSITRPYGVVEDVLVKVRQFIFPVDFVIMDIEKDAEILLILGHPFMLTAKCVVDMGNGNLEMSVDDQKVTFNLFDAIKHPNDHKAYFKTEVVEHEVAMVAQAIVSQSPLQKALTNAVECLTKEEEKELKKCLEKLDRLKGSLSKKVLFEELKKDPPTEKTKVDLKILSEHLRYVFLEDNEARPVVISNSLTDEEESRLVKVLKKHRATTGWHI; translated from the coding sequence ATGGTGGAAGGTAATTGTAGCACAGTTATTCAAAGAATCCTCCCACCAAAGTACAAAGATCCAGGGAGTGTGACTATCCCGTGCTCAATAGGGGTTGTATCAGTAGGAAAAGCACTAATTAATTTAGGGGCTACCATCAATTTGATGCCCCCATCTATGTGCAAAAGGATAGGGAACTTAGAGATTGCACCAACCAGAATGACATTGCAGGTTGCTGGTCGTTCAATTACAAGACCCTACGGTGTAGTGGAGGATGTGTTGGTCAAGGTTCGTCAATTTATATTCCCTGTGGATTTTGTGATCATGGATATAGAGAAGGATGCTGAAATTCTATTGATCTTAGGCCATCCCTTCATGCTGACGGCTAAGTGTGTAGTGGACATGGGAAATGGTAACCTAGAAATGAGTGTCGATGATCAAAAGGTTACTTTCAATCTATTCGACGCAATTAAGCATCCAAATGACCACAAGGCCTATTTTAAGACGGAGGTAGTTGAACATGAGGTGGCTATGGTAGCTCAAGCTATAGTATCACAATCCCCATTACAGAAAGCTCTGACTAATGCAGTGGAATGCCttacaaaggaagaagaaaaagaattgaAGAAATGTTTGGAAAAGTTGGATAGGTTGAAAGGAAGCCTttcaaaaaaagttttatttgaagaattgaagaaaGACCCTCCCACAGAGAAAACTAAGGTGGACCTGAAGATCTTGTCGGAGCATTTAAGGTATGTGTTCTTAGAAGATAATGAGGCAAGACCAGTAGTGATTAGCAACTCTCTAACTGATGAGGAGGAATCTCGGCTGGTGAAAGTCTTAAAAAAGCATAGGGCAACGACTGGATGGCACATATGA